One segment of Phoenix dactylifera cultivar Barhee BC4 unplaced genomic scaffold, palm_55x_up_171113_PBpolish2nd_filt_p 000162F, whole genome shotgun sequence DNA contains the following:
- the LOC103703702 gene encoding endoglucanase 1-like — translation MKMELNIICLLFISLCLIFPSASATTLNYADALEKSILFFEGQRSGKLPANQRLTWRGHSGLSDGSTDHVDLVGGYYDAGDNVKFGLPMAFTTTMLAWSVIEFGDQMGRQINYARDAVRWGADYLLKAATAAPDTLYVQVSDPNQDHHCWERPEDMDTARNAYKVTSQNPGSDVAAETAAALAAASTVFRRTDPAYSAKLLQTAAKVFDFANRYRGKYSDSLSSVVCPFYCSYSGYDDELLWGASWLYLASRNASFLSYVSSNGNTLGAGDDTYSFSWDDKRPGTKVLLSQGFLRNRIQQLELYKVHSDNYICSLVPGANGFQAQYTPGGLLYKEGESNLQYVTSATFLLLTYAKYLNSNGGSVSCGTSKITAPQLTSLAKKQVDYILGQNPAKMSYMVGFGERYPLHVHHRGSSIPSVHAHPGHVSCNDGFQYLYSGSPNPNVLVGAVLGGPDGNDGFSDDRNNYQQTEPATYINAPMVGALAFFAGTQNVA, via the exons ATGAAGATGGAGCTCAATATCATATGCTTATTGTTCATCTCACTCTGTTTGATCTTTCCCTCTGCCTCTGCCACCACCTTGAATTATGCCGATGCTCTCGAGAAGTCAATCCTCTTCTTCGAGGGGCAGCGGTCGGGGAAACTGCCCGCCAACCAGCGTCTGACATGGAGAGGGCACTCGGGCTTGTCCGACGGCTCCACTGACCAT GTGGACTTGGTTGGTGGCTACTACGACGCCGGCGACAACGTGAAGTTTGGCCTGCCAATGGCATTCACCACCACAATGCTGGCATGGAGTGTTATCGAGTTCGGGGACCAGATGGGTAGACAAATTAACTATGCCAGGGATGCAGTCCGTTGGGGCGCAGATTACCTCCTTAAAGCAGCCACTGCAGCTCCTGACACTCTCTATGTTCAG GTCTCAGACCCGAACCAGGATCATCACTGCTGGGAGAGGCCTGAAGACATGGACACGGCTCGCAATGCGTACAAGGTAACGAGCCAGAATCCCGGTTCAGATGTCGCGGCGGAGACTGCTGCAGCATTAGCTGCAGCTTCCACTGTTTTCCGACGCACCGACCCTGCTTACTCTGCCAAGTTGCTTCAAACTGCTGCGAAA GTCTTTGATTTTGCCAACCGGTACAGGGGAAAGTACAGTGATTCTCTTAGCTCGGTTGTCTGCCCATTCTACTGCTCCTACTCTGGTTATGAT GATGAGCTCCTGTGGGGAGCATCATGGCTTTATCTGGCATCAAGGAATGCTTCATTCCTGTCATATGTAAGTTCGAATGGCAATACATTGGGGGCAGGAGATGATACGTACTCTTTCAGTTGGGACGACAAGCGACCCGGCACCAAAGTTCTTCTGTCCCAG GGCTTCTTGCGGAACAGGATTCAACAGCTAGAGCTATACAAAGTTCATTCAGACAACTATATTTGTTCTCTGGTCCCAGGAGCAAATGGTTTCCAAGCCCAATATACTCCAG GGGGGCTGCTCTACAAGGAAGGAGAGAGCAACCTGCAGTATGTCACATCTGCtacctttcttcttctcacctATGCCAAGTACCTCAACTCCAATGGGGGATCAGTCTCGTGTGGGACTTCAAAGATCACTGCCCCTCAACTTACCTCACTAGCTAAGAAACAG GTTGATTACATATTGGGCCAGAATCCGGCAAAGATGTCGTATATGGTTGGATTTGGGGAGCGGTATCCACTGCATGTTCACCATCGTGGCTCTTCAATTCCCTCTGTGCATGCCCACCCGGGCCATGTCTCTTGCAACGACGGATTTCAGTACTTGTATTCAGGCTCTCCGAATCCAAACGTTCTTGTAGGAGCTGTGCTTGGTGGCCCGGATGGCAACGATGGCTTCTCCGATGACCGGAACAACTACCAGCAGACCGAACCGGCTACTTACATCAATGCCCCCATGGTTGGTGCTCTAGCTTTCTTTGCTGGGACGCAGAATGTGGCCTGA